One Pichia kudriavzevii chromosome 3, complete sequence genomic window carries:
- a CDS encoding uncharacterized protein (PKUD0C09340), whose translation MGILWWSSSAKPKTGNSDSLNQDSEPLPSDLANYLESKDSELSNREFKSLLRRQSDNAKISKELEKEDESQSQDFLSMVSAPAQSEKEAEKKIEEIRLPTPISTSLNMKTPMDYTNYELEKYKRENDEKECVLINCSEIQHAFFECLGTQSVWDKIGAATSVDGDQCNKLADFFMACTKIQKNAFIMFDYSTLSTIEEMKNASKGIDEVFTRNFQSLDDVQDKEKFLRYTKELRDKREEFYQRFGK comes from the coding sequence ATGGGTATACTTTGGTGGAGCTCTAGCGCAAAACCTAAAACTGGTAACTCCGATAGCCTCAACCAAGACAGTGAGCCATTACCAAGCGATCTTGCGAATTATTTAGAATCCAAGGACTCAGAGCTGAGTAACAGAGAATTCAAATCTTTACTTCGTAGACAGTCAGACAATGCCAAGATTTCTAAGGAGCTAGAAAAAGAGGATGAATCACAGTCACAGGATTTTCTTTCCATGGTTTCAGCACCTGCACAATCTGAAAAAGAAgctgaaaagaaaatcgaAGAGATACGGTTGCCTACGCCAATATCAACTAGTCTGAATATGAAAACCCCAATGGATTATACCAATTACGAACTGGAGAAATACAAACGTGAGAACGACGAGAAGGAATGCGTGCTCATAAACTGCTCAGAGATTCAACACGCCTTCTTTGAATGTCTTGGGACACAAAGTGTTTGGGATAAAATTGGAGCCGCTACTAGCGTAGATGGAGATCAATGCAATAAACTGGCTGATTTTTTCATGGCATGTACCAAAATTCAGAAGAATGCCTTTATAATGTTTGATTATTCTACCCTTTCTACTATTGAAGAGATGAAAAATGCAAGCAAGGGAATCGATGAAGTATTCACCAGAAACTTCCAAAGTCTTGACGATGTACAAGATAAAGAGAAGTTTCTCAGGTATACCAAGGAATTAAGAGATAAAAGGGAAGAATTCTATCAAAGGTTCGGTAAATAG
- a CDS encoding uncharacterized protein (PKUD0C09350; similar to Saccharomyces cerevisiae YGL008C (PMA1); ancestral locus Anc_4.115) yields MSEKEVHDPVAEKAPAVAPANAESDDEEEDIDELVMELQSHHHHAAGEGDDDEDSDEEVSGSYTEVPEEYLQTDINTGLSSAEVQKRRKKFGLNQMSEEQENLILKFCMFFIGPIQFVMEAAAILACGLEDWVDFGVICGLLMLNAAVGFIQEYQAGSIVDELKKTLANTAICLRDGQRVDVPANEVVPGDILYVEDGTVIPADGKLVSPDCFLQVDQSAITGESLAVDKHCNDPTFSSSTVKRGEGYMIVTATGDNTFVGRAAALVNKASGGQGHFTEVLNGIGTLLLVLVILTLLPVWAACFYRSDPIVRILRYSLAITIIGVPVGLPAVVTTTMAVGAAYLAKKQAIVQKLSAIESLAGVEILCSDKTGTLTKNKLSLHEPYTVAGVEPDDLMLTACLAASRKKKGLDAIDKAFLKSLINYPKARAAMKEYKTIEFQPFDPVSKKVTAIVESPEGETIICVKGAPLFVLKTVAEDHPIPEDILEAYQNKVEEFASRGFRSLGVARKRGEGHWEILGIMPCMDPPRDDTAATVAEARRLGLRVKMLTGDAVGIAKETCRQLGLGDQIFDAERLGLGGGGDMAGSELYDFVENADGFAEVFPQHKYNVVEILQERGYLVAMTGDGVNDAPSLKKADTGIAVEGASDAARSAADIVFLAPGLSAIIDALKTSRQIFHRMYSYVVYRIALSLHLEIFLGLWIVILDESLNIDLVVFIAIFADVATLAIAYDNAPYAPKPVKWNLPRLWGMSIILGIFLAIGTWITLTTMFLPKGGIIQNFGSIDGVLFLQISLTENWLIFITRAAGPFWSSIPSWQLSGAVLIVDIIATCFTLFGWWSQNWNDIVTVVRVWIWSFGTFCVLGGAYYVMSESEKFDRLMNGKPMKKKEDNRSFEDFVAAMKRVSTQHEKST; encoded by the coding sequence ATGTCTGAAAAGGAAGTTCACGATCCTGTTGCTGAAAAGGCACCAGCTGTTGCACCAGCAAACGCTGAATCCgatgacgaagaagagGATATTGACGAATTAGTCATGGAATTGCAATCCCATCACCATCATGCTGCTGGTGAAGGTGACGATGACGAAgattctgatgaagaagtttctGGCTCATACACTGAAGTTCCAGAAGAATATTTACAAACTGACATTAATACTGGTTTGTCTTCTGCTGAAGttcaaaagagaagaaagaagtttGGTCTTAACCAAATGTctgaagaacaagaaaactTGATTCTGAAGTTTTGTATGTTCTTTATTGGTCCAATTCAATTCGTTATGGAAGCTGCAGCTATTTTAGCCTGTGGTTTAGAAGATTGGGTCGATTTCGGTGTTATTTGTGGTTTATTGATGCTTAATGCTGCTGTTGGTTTCATTCAAGAATATCAAGCAGGTTctattgttgatgaattgaagaaaactttaGCAAACACTGCTATTTGTTTAAGAGATGGTCAAAGAGTTGATGTTCCAGCTAATGAAGTTGTTCCAGGTGATATCTTGtatgttgaagatggtaCTGTCATTCCAGCTGATGGTAAGTTGGTTTCTCCAGactgttttcttcaagttgaTCAATCCGCTATTACTGGTGAATCTTTAGCTGTTGATAAGCATTGTAATGATCCAaccttctcttcttccaCTGTCAAGAGAGGTGAAGGTTACATGATTGTTACTGCTACTGGTGATAACACTTTTGTTGGTAGAGCTGCTGCTTTAGTTAACAAGGCTTCTGGTGGTCAAGGTCACTTTACTGAAGTTTTGAATGGTATTGGTACTCTTTTATTAGTTTTGGTTATTCTTACCTTGTTACCAGTTTGGGCTGCATGTTTCTACAGATCTGACCCAATTGTTAGAATTTTAAGATACTCTTTAGCAATTACCATTATTGGTGTTCCAGTTGGTTTGCCAGCTGTTGTTACTACTACCATGGCTGTTGGTGCAGCTTACTTGGCTAAGAAGCAAGCTATTGTTCAAAAGTTATCTGCTATTGAATCCTTGGCTGGTGTTGAAATCTTGTGTTCTGATAAGACTGGTACTTTAACCAAGAACAAGTTATCTTTACACGAACCATACACTGTTGCAGGTGTTGAACCAGATGACTTGATGTTGACTGCATGTTTGGCTGCTTCtagaaagaagaagggtTTAGATGCAATTGATAAGGCtttcttgaaatctttAATTAACTATCCAAAGGCTAGAGCTGCAATGAAGGAATACAAGACTATTGAATTCCAACCATTCGATCCAGTTTCTAAGAAGGTTACTGCTATTGTTGAATCTCCAGAAGGTGAAACTATTATTTGTGTTAAAGGTGCTCCATTATTCGTTTTAAAGACTGTTGCTGAAGACCATCCTATTCCAGAAGATATTCTTGAAGCTTATCAAAATAAGGTTGAGGAATTTGCTTCTAGAGGTTTCAGATCTTTAGGTGTTGCAAGAAAGAGAGGTGAAGGTCATTGGGAAATCTTGGGTATTATGCCATGTATGGATCCTCCAAGAGATGATACTGCTGCTACCGTTGCTGAAGCAAGAAGATTAGGTTTAAGAGTCAAGATGTTAACTGGTGATGCTGTTGGTATTGCTAAGGAAACATGTAGACAATTAGGTTTAGGTGATCAAATTTTTGATGCTGAAAGATTAGGTTTAGGCGGTGGTGGTGACATGGCAGGTTCTGAATTGTACGATTTCGTTGAAAATGCAGATGGTTTTGCTGAAGTTTTCCCACAACACAAGTATAATGTCGTTGAAATCTTGCAAGAAAGAGGTTATTTAGTTGCTATGACTGGTGATGGTGTCAATGATGCCCCATCTTTAAAGAAGGCTGATACCGGTATTGCCGTCGAAGGTGCTTCTGATGCTGCAAGATCTGCTGCTGatattgttttccttgCTCCAGGTTTATCTGCTATTATTGATGCTTTGAAGACCTCCAGACAAATTTTCCACAGAATGTACTCTTATGTTGTTTACAGAATTGCATTGTCTTTACACTTGGAAATTTTCTTAGGTTTATGGATTGTTATTCTTGATGAATCTTTGAACATTGACTTAGTTGTTTTCATTGCTATTTTCGCTGATGTTGCTACTCTTGCTATTGCTTATGATAATGCTCCATATGCTCCAAAGCCTGTTAAGTGGAACTTACCAAGATTATGGGGTATGTCTATTATCTTAGGTATCTTCTTAGCTATTGGTACTTGGATTACTTTAACTACCATGTTCTTGCCAAAGGGTGGTATTATCCAAAACTTTGGTTCTATTGATGGTGTTCTTTTCTTGCAAATTTCTTTGACTGAAAACTGGTTGATTTTCATTACTAGAGCTGCTGGTCCATTCTGGTCTTCTATTCCATCATGGCAATTATCTGGTGCAGTTTTGATTGTTGATATCATTGCTACCTGTTTCACCTTATTCGGCTGGTGGTCTCAAAACTGGAACGACATTGTTACTGTCGTTAGAGTCTGGATTTGGTCTTTTGGTACCTTCTGTGTCTTGGGTGGTGCGTACTACGTGATGtctgaatctgaaaaattCGACAGATTGATGAACGGTAAgccaatgaagaagaaggaagacAACAGATCTTTCGAAGATTTCGTTGCTGCAATGAAGAGAGTTTCCACTCAACATGAAAAGTCAACCTAA
- a CDS encoding uncharacterized protein (PKUD0C09360; similar to Saccharomyces cerevisiae YOL054W (PSH1); ancestral locus Anc_8.808): MDALTNILLIPQLSGEDVDENTKRSLLKAHNSALVELVKNISCPICQDVPTQPYMLPLCGHSFCYSCIKYWFQCNPSCPVCRMAIGENKPVVNHSLKRVIDLTLEKVKHLEEMVVHDQEEIDKNLDAWYREKNEEFESDKASDFPWLKKIASNWGRAVVDDEDGVPRCSACHWELIDGHCENCGRQMVGWQSRTDGDELDDDIDEDDEDEDEDLVGPSMNVRESLNSEDEDWNEYDNGLRDMRGSVVQIEAEESEEDETDTPRSHSQKDDPYAFNSYESDDGFVVDDDDDEEEDIADEELDDSEDNNEYLNTSDVEIVDEGMVSGDEDIIRRGRSNRGAIDFDSQSEENEFDEKLITKRRKPVVLNSDDSEHDSIDLSHDSDDDFVKTLKEGRNKKVEDSDSTEDGNYEEDDLIVDLSTKKHNHSNEGKKRKHNNKRKPKHKHHKHKKSKNS; encoded by the coding sequence ATGGATGCGTTAACAAACATACTCCTCATTCCACAATTATCCggtgaagatgttgatgagAACACAAAGAGATCCTTATTAAAGGCTCACAATTCTGCATTGGTAGAATTGGTGAAGAACATATCTTGTCCCATATGCCAGGACGTTCCAACACAACCTTACATGTTGCCACTCTGTGGACACAGCTTTTGTTATTCATGCATCAAGTACTGGTTTCAGTGTAATCCGTCGTGTCCAGTATGTAGAATGGCCATTGGTGAAAATAAACCTGTGGTGAACCACTCTTTGAAGAGAGTCATTGATTTGACTTTGGAAAAAGTCAAGCATCTGGAAGAAATGGTTGTTCACgatcaagaagaaattgataaaaaccTAGACGCATGGTATAGGGAGAAAAACGAAGAGTTTGAAAGTGACAAGGCAAGCGATTTCCCatggttgaagaaaattgcTTCAAATTGGGGGAGAGCTGTTGTTGACGATGAGGATGGTGTCCCCAGATGTTCTGCATGCCACTGGGAACTAATTGATGGTCATTGTGAAAACTGTGGCAGACAAATGGTGGGGTGGCAATCGAGAACTGATGGCGATGAATTGGAtgatgacattgatgaagatgatgaggatgaagatgaagatctCGTGGGTCCCTCGATGAATGTCAGAGAATCTCTGAATTCAGAAGACGAGGATTGGAATGAATATGATAATGGATTGAGAGATATGAGGGGTTCTGTTGTGCAAATAGAAGCGGAAGAGAGTGAGGAGGATGAAACTGATACACCCAGAAGTCACAGCCAAAAAGATGATCCATATGCTTTCAATAGTTATGAAAGCGATGACggatttgttgttgatgatgatgatgatgaggaggaggatATTGCTGATGAAGAGCTTGATGACAGTGAAGACAACAACGAATACCTGAATACTTCAGACGTTGAAATCGTAGACGAGGGTATGGTTTCTGgagatgaagatattaTTAGAAGAGGAAGGAGTAATAGGGGAGCAATTGACTTCGACTCTCAATCAGAGGAGAAtgagtttgatgaaaaactgATTACgaagagaagaaaaccTGTGGTTTTAAATTCTGATGATTCTGAGCATGACAGCATTGATCTGTCTCATGACTCGGATGATGATTTCgtgaaaactttaaaagaaGGAAGGAACAAAAAAGTGGAGGACTCAGACAGTACAGAAGATGGCAACTACGAAGAGGATGATTTGATAGTAGACCTGTCTACTAAAAAACATAATCATAGCAACgaggggaaaaaaagaaagcatAACAACAAGAGGAAGCCCAAGCATAAACATcacaaacacaagaaaAGCAAGAATTCTTGA
- a CDS encoding uncharacterized protein (PKUD0C09370), with protein sequence MFYSRGRIRHLNRCLLIRSLKNGIVIQVKNESTMPASKSNQNFFDNTKFLSKALKFIQVPNETKQELDIFARGDYKKFHKYCEYLVTNQRVLPTKTRYTSIKRLNDMMEENRVKRAIELVYGSFKQGIFLTDPEFQSLFVQLLPFKWYAYRLLTIYENRIDFKKFSSEALSLFMKTAHSNFDYRIFDNLFQLYQLKNDTLPVEIVMIAIQVYLKTENIEFARQIFHQQVMTESKLPNRILDLYISNLYNKTHNTNLCCAEYKLWLSRGLNTNISIDSFMHNLIYESGDQEEIEWIEKSLKDRGLYNKFAIQFGKKCNEISKNHSRYKEFFESGEVEAYLRLAKEEGETSLLNNNLTYLHLRHRNYKSAMHTFLEVDNRKDMQLSVFSILRHFEKEENPNMVFEILKNLKIGADYKIHWSHIIVYWRTMIKKYPHLAHHIHKNFKKSSKKSKYHRYGFLSKMLDIKLQASNSETLESRFYPTIKQAQLTSEFKPLPAAPKLQNIESRLKKGIIPNNELLRKSIKLTNKNTEFGRLVEIAYDVNKQRCKSSTSSLPSVRLNIAIFYKDFELKNVYGNKTIVEEFVLEQIELIKSMEFVDSEDLIQLFRMCVKHDLYSYSFDVLELFELYQVRITNNQQILKFLSMFIKWCWRNKHFEELVLTINWLETQENLATDKFFLSNLKEEAIKITNRLHEEVHNSTEENSSDEKNMTALENENAFLTEVLPRLFVYYNSKIDGIDEKNEVLNKQIILNSKECFDSLFRWVDHDTELMFEGEW encoded by the coding sequence ATGTTTTACTCGAGGGGGAGAATACGACACCTCAATAGGTGTCTGCTTATTAGAAGCCTTAAGAATGGAATAGTTATCCAGGTAAAAAACGAATCGACGATGCCGGCAAGCAAGTCGAACCAAAATTTTTTTGACAATACCAAGTTTTTGTCAAAAGCACTAAAATTCATACAAGTTCCAAATGAAACTAAACAAGAGCTTGATATATTTGCACGAGGAGACTATAAAAAGTTTCATAAATATTGCGAATATTTGGTAACGAATCAGCGTGTATTGCCAACAAAGACCAGGTATACGTCGATTAAACGGCTCAATGATATGATGGAAGAAAACCGGGTTAAGCGGGCAATTGAGCTAGTGTATGGTAGTTTCAAACAAGGTATCTTCTTAACAGACCCAGAATTCCAAAGCTTGTTTGTTCAGTTGTTGCCATTTAAGTGGTATGCCTATAGATTATTGACAATTTATGAAAATAGAATCgattttaaaaaattcagcAGTGAAGCATTATCTCTATTTATGAAAACAGCACATTCCAATTTTGACTATAGAATTTTTGATAACTTATTCCAATTATACCAACTCAAAAATGACACTCTCCCAGTTGAAATTGTGATGATAGCTATTCAAGTTTATCtaaaaactgaaaatatAGAGTTTGCCCGGCAAATATTTCATCAGCAAGTGATGACTGAATCCAAATTGCCTAATAGAATATTAGACTTGTACATATCGAACCTCTACAATAAGACACATAATACCAATTTATGCTGTGCGGAATATAAACTTTGGTTGTCGAGAGGTCTAAACACTAATATATCCATTGATTCGTTTATGCATAACCTAATCTATGAATCTGGCgatcaagaagaaattgaatggATCGAGAAATCATTAAAAGATAGAGGGTTATATAATAAATTTGCCATCCAGTTTGGTAAGAAATGTAACgaaatatccaaaaacCATTCAAGATATAAAGAATTCTTTGAGTCTGGTGAAGTAGAAGCATATTTACGACTTGCAAAGGAGGAAGGTGAAACGTCGTTGCTCAATAATAATCTAACATACTTGCACTTGCGCCATCGAAATTATAAATCTGCGATGCACACCTTTCTGGAAGTAGACAATAGAAAAGACATGCAACTATCCGTATTTTCTATACTGAGACACTTTGAGAAAGAGGAGAATCCTAATATGGTCTTTGAGATactgaagaatttgaagattggTGCCGACTACAAGATCCATTGGTCTCACATAATAGTTTATTGGCGAACCatgataaagaaatatCCACATCTAGCTCACCATATACACAagaattttaaaaaaagtTCCAAAAAGTCGAAATACCATAGGTATGGGTTTCTGAGTAAAATGTTAGACATTAAACTGCAGGCTTCAAATAGTGAAACGTTAGAGAGTAGGTTTTACCCAACGATTAAACAGGCTCAGCTGACTTCTGAATTCAAACCACTTCCAGCAGCACCTaaacttcaaaatattgaatcgagattgaaaaagggAATAATACCCAATAACGAACTGTTACGTAAAAGTATCAAATTAACAAATAAGAATACTGAATTTGGAAGACTAGTGGAAATTGCATATGATGTTAATAAGCAAAGGTGCAAAAGTTCTACCTCGAGTCTACCTAGTGTTAGATTGAATATAGCCATTTTTtacaaagattttgagCTGAAAAACGTGTATGGCAATAAAACGATTGTTGAGGAATTTGTTTTGGAACAAAttgaattgatcaaaaGTATGGAATTTGTGGACTCGGAGGACTTGATTCAATTATTTCGAATGTGTGTCAAGCACGACTTATACAGCTATTCATTTGATGTTcttgaattgtttgaattgtATCAGGTTCGAATAACAAATAACCAACAAATTCTTAAATTCTTGTCAATGTTTATAAAATGGTGTTGGAGAAACAAACATTTTGAAGAGCTCGTCCTGACTATCAACTGGCTTGAAACTCAAGAAAACCTTGCCACGGATAAATTTTTCTTGAGTAACTTGAAGGAGGAAGCAATCAAAATTACCAACAGACTACATGAAGAAGTACACAATTCTACAGAAGAGAATAGTAGCGATGAGAAGAATATGACAGCAttggaaaatgaaaacgCTTTTTTGACTGAAGTATTGCCTCgtctttttgtttattaCAATAGCAAAATAGATGGAATTGATGAGAAgaatgaagttttgaataaacAAATCATTCTGAATTCAAAGGAGTGCTTTGATAGCCTATTCCGCTGGGTTGACCATGATACCGAATTAATGTTTGAAGGGGAGTGGTAA
- a CDS encoding uncharacterized protein (PKUD0C09380; Pfam Domains: Aldedh(4.9e-211)) — MMGATTAEISIPNGNKYEQPTGLFINGEFVASSDGKTAEVENPGNGNIVCSVHLASIEDINTAVEAAEDAFFKRWATISGKAKGEYLSKIADLIVKYSDQLADLEAIESGKPKDTNAIFDVLHSADVFRYYAGKAVTAQSGKTIESELSKFTYTVYEPYGVCAAIIAWNFPMSTFAWKVAACLAAGNTMVVKTSELTPLSALFMCKIFQEADLPAGVINVTCGLGSVAGVRLSEHEKVQKISFTGSTGVGKLIQESAAKSNLKYCTLECGGKSPLVIYEDADLEQAVKWAAFGIFFNKGEICTASSRIYVQESVYDKFLTMYKDHVEEAYVQGEQFATGVNVGPTVCKAQQEKILAYIESAKQEGGRIITGGKIPSYTNKNGYYLEPTIIADCNQDMKVVREEIFGPVVTVSKFTSDEEAIKLSNDSEYGLAAYLFTKDLVRSQNYIRKVQSGQVFVNFTFAADFRLPFGGYKMSGNGRELGDEGLSAFQQVKAVHINLTGKL; from the coding sequence ATGATGGGCGCAACTACAGCAGAAATTAGTATTCCAAATGGTAACAAATACGAGCAACCTACAGGTTTGTTCATCAATGGTGAGTTTGTTGCTTCAAGTGATGGTAAAACTGCAGAAGTTGAGAATCCAGGCAATGGAAACATTGTATGTTCTGTCCACTTAGCTTCTATTGAGGATATTAATACCGCCGTAGAAGCTGCTGAAGAtgcatttttcaaaaggtGGGCCACCATCAGTGGTAAAGCCAAGGGAGAATACTTGAGTAAGATTGCCGATCTAATCGTTAAATATTCTGATCAATTGGCAGATCTAGAGGCTATTGAATCAGGTAAGCCAAAGGACACCAATGCAATCTTTGATGTTTTACATTCGGCTGATGTTTTCAGGTACTATGCTGGCAAGGCTGTCACTGCACAAAGCGGCAAGACTATCGAGTCCGAACTCTCCAAATTTACATACACAGTTTACGAGCCCTATGGTGTTTGTGCCGCTATCATCGCATGGAACTTCCCAATGAGCACATTTGCGTGGAAAGTTGCGGCATGTTTAGCTGCTGGTAATACAATGGTTGTCAAAACTTCCGAGCTGACTCCGTTATCTGCATTGTTCATGTGTAAGATTTTCCAAGAAGCAGATCTACCTGCTGGAGTTATAAACGTCACATGTGGTTTAGGTTCTGTTGCAGGTGTTCGATTGAGTGAACATGAAAAGGTTCAGAAAATTTCGTTTACTGGCTCCACTGGCGTTGGTAAGTTGATCCAAGAATCCGCAGCAAAGTCTAACTTAAAGTATTGTACGCTTGAATGTGGTGGTAAGTCTCCGTTAGTGATTTACGAGGATGCAGATCTTGAGCAAGCAGTGAAGTGGGCTGCCtttggtatttttttcaacaaaggTGAAATTTGCACAGCCTCTTCCAGAATATATGTTCAAGAATCAGTCTATGACAAATTTTTGACTATGTACAAGGATCATGTGGAAGAAGCCTATGTTCAAGGAGAACAGTTTGCCACTGGTGTTAACGTTGGGCCTACTGTCTGCAAAGCccaacaagagaaaatacTGGCCTACATTGAAAGTGCCAAGCAAGAAGGTGGTAGAATTATCACTGGTGGTAAAATACCATCTTACACGAACAAAAATGGTTACTATCTCGAACCAACAATTATTGCAGATTGTAACCAGGATATGAAGGTAGTCAGGGAAGAGATTTTCGGACCAGTCGTTACTGTATCCAAATTCACTAGTGATGAAGAAGCCATCAAATTAAGCAATGATTCCGAATATGGCTTGGCAGCATATTTATTCACTAAGGACCTCGTTAGATCTCAGAATTATATCAGAAAAGTGCAAAGCGGACAGGTCTTTGTCAACTTCACCTTTGCGGCTGATTTCAGGTTGCCATTTGGCGGATATAAGATGAGTGGTAACGGAAGAGAGCTTGGTGATGAAGGACTGAGTGCTTTCCAGCAAGTCAAAGCAGTACACATTAATCTCACTGGGAAGTTGTAA
- a CDS encoding uncharacterized protein (PKUD0C09390; similar to Saccharomyces cerevisiae YOR352W (TFB6); ancestral locus Anc_7.40), whose translation MDKADIPNSPHLPEQEVESVPTSTIPPQLAAGLDLDDDIDETDIAEAVASHPKPIENFDQFEHSDSLPSTPSNNVLSSSIPKDENYVTPLMDFSDPVKAPKKMINPFGNNETLSSSDPIPILLEPRLNVRRLSDTQEQKLGEYIDDRLMSIQRGFVKYMSSKEENTQEGLQWGQLVYNVDEILEFIWYAMTQVRGIPTVYHANVLSDVGLRSLLGENFNEIEQSIKNVVRIPQGSSLFGWSGVDQIEMPHNLSQSMHLSFLLRIMSDIIDYIAKYEFLTLGDWILLLRMLAKIDNTMSTIIDYSNLKPVAIISTTEKVRIASLVQRTKLAIVELFDLFVQKLGVEEVHKHRHVIDAFQIFVGEAYEGLVDRTSM comes from the coding sequence ATGGATAAAGCAGATATACCTAACTCGCCACATCTCCCAGAACAGGAAGTGGAGAGCGTGCCCACAAGCACTATACCACCCCAGTTAGCAGCTGGTCTAGATTTGGACGACGATATAGATGAAACAGATATTGCAGAAGCTGTTGCTTCTCATCCAAAGCCAATTGAGAATTTTGACCAATTCGAACATTCTGACTCTTTACCCTCTACCCCGAGCAATAACGTCTTGAGTTCAAGTATCCCAAAGGACGAAAATTATGTGACCCCATTGATGGATTTTTCAGATCCCGTCAAAGCTCccaagaaaatgatcaaCCCTTTTGGCAATAATGAAACCTTGTCATCATCCGatccaattccaattttaTTGGAACCTCGGCTCAATGTAAGGAGGTTGTCAGATACACAAGAACAGAAGTTGGGTGAATACATTGATGATCGATTGATGTCCATCCAAAGAGGTTTTGTGAAATACATGTCAtctaaagaagaaaatacacAAGAAGGTCTTCAATGGGGGCAACTTGTTTATAATGTTGATGAGATACTAGAATTTATATGGTACGCGATGACACAGGTCAGAGGCATTCCTACAGTGTACCATGCTAATGTGCTATCTGATGTTGGCTTACGGAGCTTGCTAGGAGAAAATTTCAACGAAATCGAACAGTCAATTAAAAATGTGGTTAGAATTCCACAAGGATCAAGTCTCTTTGGATGGAGTGGAGTAgatcaaattgaaatgCCACACAATCTAAGTCAATCAATGCATCTATCGTTTCTTTTGAGAATAATGAGTGACATTATAGACTACATAGCGAAGTATGAGTTCCTTACATTAGGTGATTGGATATTATTACTTCGAATGCTTGCAAAAATAGATAACACCATGTCAACGATTATTGACTACTCGAATCTTAAACCAGTGGCAATTATAAGTACAACTGAAAAAGTTAGAATCGCATCTCTGGTTCAGCGAACCAAGCTGGCAATCgttgaattgtttgatcTATTTGTGCAAAAGCTAGGAGTAGAGGAGGTCCACAAGCATCGTCATGTGATCGAtgcttttcaaatatttgtGGGAGAGGCTTATGAAGGACTGGTTGATAGAACTTCTATGTAA